From Caretta caretta isolate rCarCar2 chromosome 14, rCarCar1.hap1, whole genome shotgun sequence, the proteins below share one genomic window:
- the CACNG5 gene encoding voltage-dependent calcium channel gamma-5 subunit: MLFGMSACGRKALTLLSSVFAVCGLGLLGIAVSTDYWLYLEEGIILPHNQTTEIKMSLHSGLWRVCFLAGEERGRCFTIEYVMPMNVQLTSESTINVLKMIRSATPFPLVSLFFMFIGFILSNIGHIRPHRTILAFVSGIFFILSGLSLVVGLVLYISSINDEMLNQTKDSETYFSYKYGWSFAFSAISFLLTESAGVMSVYLFMKRYTAEEIYRPHPGFYHPRLSNCSDYSGQFLHPDAWVRGRSPSDISSDASLQMNSNYPALLKCPDYDQMSSSPC, translated from the exons ATGCTTTTTGGAATGAGCGCGTGCGGCAGGAAGGCTCTGACTCTGCTCAGCAGTGTGTTTGCGGTATGTGGTTTGGGGCTCTTAGGAATTGCTGTTAGCACCGACTACTGGCTTTACCTGGAGGAAGGAATCATCCTGCCCCACAATCAGACCACCGAAATCAAAATGTCGCTGCACTCTGGTCTCTGGAGGGTCTGCTTTTTGGCAG GTGAGGAGCGTGGCCGGTGTTTTACTATAGAATACGTCATGCCCATGAACGTCCAGCTGACGTCTGAATCGACAATCAATGTTCTAA AGATGATTCGTTCTGCTACTCCTTTCCCTTTGGTCAGCCTCTTTTTCATGTTCATCGGGTTTATACTGAGCAATATTGGACACATTCGGCCTCACAGAACCATCCTGGCCTTTGTATCGGGAATCTTTTTCATTCTGTCTG GTTTATCTCTGGTTGTGGGGCTGGTGCTGTACATATCCAGCATTAACGACGAGATGCTGAACCAGACCAAGGACTCGGAGACTTACTTCAGTTATAAATACGGATGGTCATTTGCCTTCTCTGCTATCTCTTTCCTTCTCACAGAG AGTGCTGGTGTGATGTCAGTCTACCTGTTCATGAAACGATACACTGCCGAGGAGATCTACAGACCCCATCCCGGCTTCTACCACCCCCGTCTTAGCAACTGCTCTGATTACTCAGGGCAATTCTTGCATCCTGATGCCTGGGTGCGCGGACGCAGCCCCTCCGATATTTCCAGTGATGCATCTCTCCAGATGAACAGTAACTACCCTGCCCTGCTCAAATGTCCTGATTACGATCAAATGTCCTCCTCCCCATGTTGA